The DNA sequence GCTGAAGAGGAAAGGCCCAAGGTCGGTAAGCTGGCGAATGAAGTAAAGCAAGAAGCGGAAGAATGGTTCGTAAAAATCAAAAATGAATTGCAGGGAGAGCCGGAAAACAGGCAGAAAATTTTTGATCCGACATTGCCGGGGGAAAAATATCAGCTCGGCCGGCTGCATGTTTTGACAGAGACCAGAAGAGAGATAGAGAGGATTTTTGTGGCTATGGGTTTTATGATAGTTGACGGGCCAGAGCTGGAATCAGAATGGTACAATTTTGAAGCAGTCAATGTGCCTGCTTGGCATCCAGCGAGAGATATGCAGGATACTTTTTATATAAATCCAAAATCCAA is a window from the Candidatus Kuenenbacteria bacterium genome containing:
- the pheS gene encoding phenylalanine--tRNA ligase subunit alpha (catalyzes a two-step reaction, first charging a phenylalanine molecule by linking its carboxyl group to the alpha-phosphate of ATP, followed by transfer of the aminoacyl-adenylate to its tRNA; forms a heterotetramer of alpha(2)beta(2); binds two magnesium ions per tetramer; type 1 subfamily); its protein translation is MLQEKFKKIRQEIMDELKRTKTLEQLEDIQKKYFSRASGEMTKLIKEIKELAEEERPKVGKLANEVKQEAEEWFVKIKNELQGEPENRQKIFDPTLPGEKYQLGRLHVLTETRREIERIFVAMGFMIVDGPELESEWYNFEAVNVPAWHPARDMQDTFYINPKS